The proteins below are encoded in one region of Bremerella sp. P1:
- a CDS encoding heparin lyase I family protein, whose amino-acid sequence MLYRVFLALSCLHCLVTAVGAQTVTRNQAAILYSTGFENGTLVEPIPNGDLDYTSFNLYVDNRSIGDAGAPGNENLMTGYKYRILVTDTISRSGQYSVSSYVPRQGSSYRSELAETRDVEVLPIDGLERWIAFSVYVPANWQATTTETLVASWLGNGDIDHQKGPMELITQNGSFHISHSWDDTIPASSAEGYQLQAENRSNAELVPVIPGQWNDFVLHVKWNYNSGGDGFLEIWHNDISVYFYEGPLGYNFSTAPWFVFGCNREPWSHPQFEDEVQLYDQNGEPNGTAIVDPPITELELLFDDYSVGDETALYQDVVPGTPRLPFTTAPRRNKAALKFVQDWEDGTFINYQYPYTNPTNPAYNGDYTHFVLSAWGNDGFGNNLVDSDDPSGAYIYGYNDGVTDFITAPYRQIRRKGNYAMRTYVPRNEAYPSNYRSEVVPKIYYAPKTPEGIERWMGISIYVPEDFPDPAPRINSLNFQWHGGGNGGTNLHSSPSMCIRTDKGQFAIQHTWDDVVPETLEEGIATMRANRSYASMVPMKRGQWHDFVLHWKWNYNQDGDGFLEIWCNDESVYRYDGPLGYNCVREPNMQFGIYKPEWKSSGYLDLYDAYDGSGNYLGREVMDPQMSKLEFYYDELRFGYGDARYQDVVPGTPRLPLEEQTPVN is encoded by the coding sequence ATGTTGTATCGTGTTTTTCTGGCACTCTCATGCTTGCATTGCCTGGTTACGGCAGTGGGTGCCCAAACCGTTACCCGCAATCAGGCGGCTATTCTCTATTCCACCGGGTTTGAGAATGGCACCCTGGTCGAGCCGATCCCCAATGGGGACCTCGACTATACGTCCTTCAATCTCTATGTCGATAATCGCTCAATCGGAGACGCTGGCGCCCCAGGTAATGAAAACCTGATGACGGGTTACAAGTACCGCATTTTGGTGACCGATACGATCTCGCGATCAGGACAATACAGCGTCAGTAGTTATGTTCCCCGTCAGGGAAGTTCCTACCGAAGTGAACTGGCCGAGACGCGGGATGTGGAGGTCTTGCCAATCGACGGTTTGGAACGCTGGATCGCCTTCAGCGTATACGTGCCGGCTAACTGGCAAGCGACCACCACCGAGACCCTTGTCGCCAGTTGGTTGGGAAATGGAGATATTGATCACCAAAAGGGCCCCATGGAGCTGATAACCCAAAATGGCTCCTTTCATATCAGCCATTCCTGGGACGATACGATCCCGGCCAGCAGTGCGGAAGGTTATCAGCTTCAGGCAGAAAACCGAAGCAACGCCGAACTGGTACCGGTCATTCCTGGCCAATGGAACGACTTTGTCCTCCATGTGAAATGGAACTACAACTCCGGTGGCGACGGATTCCTGGAGATTTGGCATAACGACATCTCCGTCTACTTCTACGAAGGTCCGCTCGGTTATAACTTCAGTACAGCTCCCTGGTTCGTCTTCGGCTGCAATCGAGAGCCCTGGAGTCATCCCCAATTCGAGGATGAGGTTCAACTGTACGACCAAAACGGAGAACCCAACGGCACAGCGATCGTGGATCCGCCAATCACGGAACTAGAGTTGCTCTTCGACGACTACAGCGTGGGAGACGAGACGGCCCTGTATCAAGATGTCGTGCCAGGCACTCCACGTCTGCCGTTCACCACCGCACCAAGGCGGAACAAGGCGGCGCTTAAATTCGTTCAAGACTGGGAAGACGGCACCTTCATCAATTACCAATACCCCTATACCAATCCAACGAATCCAGCATACAACGGGGACTACACGCACTTCGTCTTGAGCGCTTGGGGGAATGATGGTTTCGGCAACAACCTCGTTGACTCTGATGATCCATCCGGTGCTTACATTTACGGCTATAACGATGGCGTCACCGACTTCATCACGGCACCCTATCGTCAAATCCGTCGTAAAGGTAACTACGCAATGCGGACATATGTACCCCGCAACGAAGCCTACCCTTCGAACTATCGCAGCGAAGTCGTTCCCAAGATTTACTATGCCCCTAAAACCCCTGAGGGGATTGAACGCTGGATGGGGATCAGCATCTACGTGCCAGAGGACTTTCCCGACCCAGCGCCACGAATCAATAGCCTGAACTTTCAATGGCACGGTGGTGGAAACGGTGGTACCAACCTGCACTCAAGTCCATCGATGTGCATTCGCACGGACAAGGGACAGTTCGCGATTCAGCACACTTGGGACGACGTGGTCCCCGAAACATTAGAAGAGGGGATCGCCACAATGCGAGCCAATCGGTCGTACGCTTCCATGGTTCCCATGAAACGTGGCCAATGGCATGACTTTGTCTTGCACTGGAAGTGGAACTACAACCAGGATGGCGATGGTTTCCTCGAAATCTGGTGCAATGACGAGTCCGTTTATCGGTACGACGGTCCGCTAGGCTACAACTGCGTTCGTGAACCGAATATGCAATTCGGCATCTACAAGCCGGAATGGAAGAGCTCTGGCTACCTGGATCTGTACGACGCCTATGACGGAAGCGGCAACTATCTCGGCCGAGAAG
- a CDS encoding sodium:solute symporter family protein, with protein sequence MSPTLFLSVFLLYILGMIGLSVWISRRQNSGEDFLLGNRSIPLILVLGSTVATMVGTGSSIGAVGQGYANGWRGAMFGVGGGLGMLLLGKLFADVRKYNFMTMSEELSFYYGANRWIKGLVAISMLLASIGWLGAHILGGSYYLEYVGKIDPVVAKAILALGFGTYVIIGGYVAVVWTDTIQAIILFIGFIAMVVFAVYQVGGPANVSNLTNGSLDFLRGEQLLPSISLAVAILVGILGTPSYRQRIYSADGPETVRKSFYLSGVLYLMFCFLPALIGICVFQINPNLENNDHAFLHMANDLMPATIGMVVLIAGLSATMSSASSDAIAAVAILFRDVYEMFTGKRPDSRQMVRNSRWGLLGIMIVAFAVTLPAEDIIRYIKDMISFVMSGLVVCTLMGKYWPRATWQGGIAAILGGGGCTVLFKYSDSLGAFWGGPIIPSLICATVAGVAVSLSTPARTVTDAEALEILATERREMEMHDET encoded by the coding sequence ATGAGTCCGACACTATTCCTTTCTGTTTTCCTGCTCTACATCTTGGGGATGATTGGGCTGAGCGTCTGGATTTCACGCCGGCAGAATTCAGGCGAAGACTTTCTGCTGGGAAATCGTTCGATTCCCCTAATTCTTGTTTTGGGTTCGACGGTTGCGACCATGGTCGGAACAGGATCAAGCATAGGAGCAGTTGGGCAAGGATATGCCAACGGCTGGCGTGGTGCTATGTTCGGAGTTGGCGGTGGGCTGGGAATGTTATTGCTGGGAAAGTTGTTTGCTGATGTTCGCAAGTACAACTTCATGACTATGTCGGAAGAGCTCTCGTTCTATTACGGAGCGAATCGTTGGATAAAAGGGCTAGTCGCCATTTCTATGCTGCTGGCATCGATTGGTTGGCTGGGGGCTCATATCCTGGGAGGTAGTTATTATCTGGAATACGTGGGAAAAATTGACCCCGTGGTAGCCAAGGCCATTCTTGCCCTTGGGTTCGGGACCTACGTTATCATCGGGGGCTACGTGGCCGTTGTCTGGACAGACACGATTCAGGCGATCATTCTGTTCATCGGATTTATTGCCATGGTTGTGTTCGCGGTTTACCAAGTTGGTGGGCCAGCTAATGTCAGTAACTTGACCAATGGTAGCCTTGACTTCCTGCGTGGCGAACAGCTGTTGCCATCGATATCACTGGCTGTTGCAATTCTGGTTGGAATTCTGGGAACGCCTTCCTATCGACAAAGAATTTACTCGGCGGATGGCCCGGAAACGGTAAGAAAAAGCTTCTATCTGAGCGGTGTCCTGTATCTAATGTTCTGCTTTCTTCCCGCGCTGATCGGAATATGCGTCTTTCAGATAAATCCGAATCTTGAGAACAATGACCACGCGTTTTTGCACATGGCGAACGACCTTATGCCAGCCACTATCGGCATGGTAGTTCTCATTGCTGGGCTCAGCGCAACGATGTCTTCAGCTAGTTCCGATGCCATTGCAGCGGTTGCGATCCTCTTTCGTGATGTCTACGAAATGTTTACCGGAAAGAGACCCGATAGTCGTCAAATGGTTCGTAATTCTCGCTGGGGGCTATTGGGGATCATGATTGTAGCGTTCGCAGTTACTTTGCCCGCGGAAGATATCATTCGATACATCAAAGACATGATTTCATTCGTCATGAGCGGCTTGGTGGTTTGCACTTTAATGGGCAAATACTGGCCTCGAGCCACATGGCAGGGAGGAATTGCGGCAATTCTGGGAGGGGGGGGGTGCACGGTGCTGTTTAAATATAGCGATTCGCTAGGAGCGTTTTGGGGGGGCCCTATTATCCCATCGCTGATTTGCGCTACCGTCGCCGGTGTCGCGGTAAGTCTCAGCACTCCCGCTCGAACGGTTACCGATGCTGAAGCATTGGAAATCCTCGCTACGGAAAGGCGCGAGATGGAAATGCATGACGAAACATGA
- a CDS encoding RidA family protein, with protein MSITRYGTEKKIGAGGQVLPFARAVEADGWLFVSGQVAMENGEIIEGGIIPQTHKAIENMLAIVSEAGYGKQDIVRCGVWLDDPRDFWSFNKVYAEYFGGTHAPARACVQAMMMVDCKIEIDCICYRRSS; from the coding sequence ATGAGCATTACTCGTTATGGCACCGAGAAGAAGATCGGTGCAGGAGGCCAAGTATTGCCCTTTGCCCGTGCCGTTGAAGCAGATGGATGGCTATTTGTTTCTGGCCAAGTCGCCATGGAAAACGGTGAGATTATCGAGGGGGGGATCATCCCTCAAACCCACAAAGCAATCGAGAATATGCTCGCGATTGTTAGCGAAGCCGGCTATGGCAAGCAAGATATTGTGCGCTGCGGTGTGTGGTTAGATGATCCCCGAGATTTCTGGTCATTCAATAAAGTCTACGCTGAGTATTTCGGAGGAACGCATGCTCCGGCTCGTGCGTGTGTTCAGGCCATGATGATGGTCGACTGCAAAATTGAAATCGACTGTATCTGTTACCGAAGGTCATCATGA
- a CDS encoding N-acyl-D-amino-acid deacylase family protein: MANATFDLLLTGGMIVDGANSPSFEGDVGILGDRIAAVGDLRNAVAKLVINVAGKVVCPGFIDVHTHDDIVVLVKPDCFPKVSQGVTTVIVGNCGISAAPLQLAKDPPEPLNLLGEKSDFVFESFRQYAEMVEAARPAVNTAALVGHTSLRVKHVGELSRTATTRETASMQKELEKAMAEGSIGLSTGLAYKNAFAATTDEVSQLARVAAKYGGIYATHMRDEFDGILEALEESITIGSEAKLPIVISHLKCAGPKNWGRSGEVLAAIESSHYHDHLYMDCYPYNAGSSNLDLNQVDEQVDILITRSDPHPEQVQKLLAQIAQEWGVSQREAAQRLMPAGAVYFSIDEQDMRAILGHEKVMIGSDGLPCDPHPHPRLFGTFPRVLGKYSREEALFPLRGAIHKMTGLPASIFNLRDRGELKSGYFADIVVFDPIEIRDVATFESPNQKSIGIEYVLVNGVITFRHGHTTGERAGRYIRNSSSTN, from the coding sequence ATGGCGAATGCTACTTTTGATCTTTTGCTAACTGGTGGGATGATTGTCGATGGTGCCAATTCACCCTCATTCGAAGGTGATGTCGGTATTCTGGGCGATCGCATAGCAGCCGTTGGTGATCTCCGAAATGCGGTAGCGAAGCTGGTGATCAATGTGGCGGGCAAAGTGGTTTGTCCAGGCTTTATCGATGTCCATACGCACGATGATATTGTCGTCCTTGTGAAGCCGGACTGCTTTCCCAAGGTGAGCCAGGGCGTTACCACCGTGATCGTGGGTAACTGTGGAATCAGCGCTGCACCTCTTCAACTCGCGAAGGATCCGCCCGAGCCCTTAAATCTGCTAGGTGAAAAAAGCGATTTCGTCTTCGAATCATTTCGACAGTATGCCGAAATGGTCGAGGCAGCGCGGCCAGCAGTCAATACTGCTGCGTTGGTTGGTCATACTTCGTTAAGAGTCAAGCATGTCGGGGAATTATCGCGCACGGCGACAACACGTGAAACGGCGTCCATGCAAAAAGAATTAGAAAAGGCAATGGCGGAGGGCTCTATTGGTTTGAGTACGGGCCTAGCTTATAAGAATGCCTTCGCTGCGACGACAGACGAAGTAAGTCAACTCGCTCGCGTTGCTGCCAAGTATGGGGGAATCTATGCGACGCATATGCGAGATGAGTTCGATGGAATTCTCGAGGCCTTAGAAGAGTCTATAACGATTGGTTCAGAAGCCAAGTTGCCGATTGTTATTTCCCACCTGAAGTGCGCAGGTCCAAAGAATTGGGGTAGAAGCGGCGAAGTTTTGGCCGCGATCGAATCGAGTCATTACCACGACCACCTCTATATGGATTGCTATCCCTACAACGCAGGATCGAGCAATCTCGATTTGAATCAGGTTGACGAGCAAGTCGATATCTTAATTACACGGTCAGATCCGCATCCGGAGCAAGTACAGAAGCTACTGGCGCAAATTGCCCAAGAATGGGGAGTATCCCAGCGGGAAGCTGCCCAGAGGCTCATGCCTGCCGGTGCCGTCTATTTCTCCATCGACGAACAAGACATGCGGGCCATTCTTGGTCACGAAAAAGTAATGATTGGATCGGATGGGTTGCCATGTGACCCTCATCCTCATCCGCGGCTCTTTGGTACGTTCCCGCGTGTACTGGGCAAATACTCGCGCGAGGAAGCTCTCTTTCCACTTCGCGGAGCGATTCACAAGATGACAGGGCTGCCTGCTTCGATATTCAACTTGCGTGACCGGGGAGAGCTTAAGTCAGGTTACTTTGCCGATATTGTCGTGTTTGATCCTATTGAGATTCGTGACGTAGCAACTTTTGAATCGCCGAATCAGAAGTCAATCGGGATTGAATATGTCCTAGTTAATGGGGTGATCACCTTTCGACATGGACACACGACGGGAGAACGTGCCGGACGCTACATTCGAAACTCTTCTTCGACCAATTGA
- a CDS encoding MurR/RpiR family transcriptional regulator, giving the protein MESIKRPLDIVSKIKAVQHELRDSERKVAHVILGDLGFAGKASINELAARAGVSEASISRFAKRVGCKNVRELKTALVSSFAIGERFIEGFNDSSDDTAIGQVAHGIFQAVKVVRDQTCAETVKSVAQAIDTCRRLVVFGGGGGGTVASADVEYRLFRLGIDVRVFHDTTMQRMIASTLNENDVVLIVSTTGEIPEINENALVAKQYGATLVSITRGDSSLARESDLHLHVHIDEPEGIFRPTASRYAILAVIDAIALTLANLRTEVSRELIRRIKYNLDDHRGTDKRFPVGD; this is encoded by the coding sequence GTGGAGTCAATCAAACGCCCACTAGATATTGTTTCTAAGATAAAGGCGGTCCAACACGAACTTAGGGATTCGGAGAGGAAGGTTGCGCACGTAATCTTGGGCGATCTCGGGTTTGCTGGAAAAGCCAGTATCAATGAGTTGGCCGCGCGTGCGGGGGTCAGTGAGGCCTCGATTTCTCGCTTTGCGAAACGGGTGGGCTGTAAGAATGTTCGCGAACTTAAGACCGCCTTGGTTAGCAGTTTTGCGATCGGCGAACGCTTTATCGAGGGGTTCAACGACTCATCCGACGATACAGCAATAGGGCAAGTTGCCCATGGAATCTTCCAGGCTGTAAAGGTTGTTAGAGATCAAACGTGTGCTGAAACCGTGAAGTCTGTAGCTCAAGCTATCGACACATGTCGGCGTTTGGTCGTGTTTGGTGGTGGCGGTGGGGGAACCGTAGCGTCTGCCGATGTGGAGTATCGGTTGTTTCGTCTCGGAATCGACGTGCGTGTTTTTCATGACACCACAATGCAGCGGATGATTGCCTCAACACTTAACGAAAACGACGTAGTCTTAATTGTTTCCACGACTGGTGAAATCCCTGAAATCAATGAAAACGCATTGGTCGCGAAGCAGTACGGCGCTACGCTGGTGAGCATCACAAGGGGCGACTCCTCACTAGCCAGAGAGAGTGACCTGCATTTGCATGTCCACATTGATGAGCCGGAGGGTATCTTCCGTCCGACTGCTTCCCGGTATGCGATTCTCGCAGTTATTGATGCGATTGCCTTGACTTTGGCAAATCTACGCACCGAAGTCAGTCGGGAACTAATTCGTCGCATCAAATACAATCTGGACGATCATCGTGGCACTGATAAGCGGTTCCCCGTAGGTGACTGA
- a CDS encoding D-TA family PLP-dependent enzyme has translation MTDMFSSWTALKGLEEIPSPGLLVDDTIVRANIDRMISIVGGQAHVERLRPHVKTHKMGEVIKIQVELGINKFKAATLAEAEMAAEFGAIDVLVAHQPVGPKIDRLANIRSRYTSTKFSAVVDDIAVVQSLAAHLGSAPEPFPLYIDVDCGMGRTGIPFGAPLQLLREAIESTRGVTFAGLHVYDGHLSYSSLPERKQGWQRIADLIEQHIRTFGDTKVVGGGSPTFAAWASHETWECSPGTTLLWDIGYSQAFEDLPFRIAAALITRVISKPGVNRLCLDLGHKAVAAERPLESRVFFPALPNAKAISQSEEHLLLDVSQSSEIAVGDVLLGFPFHICPTIALHAHAHLVKNSIATQKRWRVTARDR, from the coding sequence ATGACTGATATGTTTTCAAGCTGGACCGCGCTTAAGGGACTCGAAGAAATTCCGTCTCCTGGTCTGCTTGTCGATGATACAATCGTTCGCGCAAACATCGATCGTATGATTTCAATTGTCGGTGGCCAGGCACATGTTGAGCGACTTAGACCTCACGTCAAGACGCACAAGATGGGCGAAGTCATTAAGATACAAGTGGAACTAGGCATAAATAAGTTCAAGGCAGCAACACTGGCTGAGGCAGAAATGGCTGCCGAATTCGGTGCTATCGATGTACTGGTTGCACATCAGCCTGTCGGCCCAAAAATTGATCGATTAGCGAACATACGCTCACGTTATACCAGCACTAAATTCTCCGCTGTTGTTGATGACATAGCTGTAGTTCAGTCGCTCGCTGCCCACCTCGGTTCCGCGCCCGAGCCATTTCCTCTGTACATCGACGTCGATTGTGGCATGGGCCGCACAGGGATTCCATTTGGTGCGCCCTTGCAACTGCTACGCGAGGCGATAGAGAGCACTCGTGGAGTTACGTTCGCTGGGCTCCATGTTTATGACGGGCATCTGAGTTATTCGTCGCTACCAGAGCGTAAGCAAGGATGGCAGAGAATAGCCGACTTGATCGAACAGCACATTAGAACTTTCGGTGATACGAAGGTCGTTGGGGGCGGTTCACCTACGTTCGCGGCCTGGGCGTCCCATGAGACTTGGGAATGCAGCCCAGGTACTACTTTGTTGTGGGATATCGGTTATAGCCAGGCGTTTGAGGACCTGCCATTTAGGATTGCAGCGGCTTTAATCACGCGAGTGATCAGCAAGCCCGGAGTCAACAGACTTTGTCTTGATTTAGGACACAAGGCAGTTGCCGCGGAACGCCCACTGGAAAGTCGCGTGTTCTTTCCAGCATTGCCCAATGCAAAAGCGATTTCACAAAGTGAGGAACACCTATTGCTCGATGTGTCACAGTCATCAGAAATTGCAGTTGGTGACGTATTGCTCGGCTTTCCATTTCATATTTGTCCAACCATCGCACTGCATGCGCACGCGCATCTAGTAAAGAACAGCATCGCGACACAGAAGCGATGGCGCGTAACCGCAAGAGATAGATAG
- a CDS encoding RNA polymerase sigma factor, which produces MPLVGVVALTKLAAATKENHSCPHSSGSTNEDNLDWTLITSRLAEGDERSFRIFYDLVFEPMLQTIKQRSGRDDATSLDILQTAMIKVLGSIRPLNNRSAVLAWSRTVAKTVTYDYLRKQARSREVFMDLLDISREGDLRQCEDDWERLQWIEEELQELPEELRQIVSFRYRMGWSLARIGERLGLATGAVDGRIRRAIKRLRIRANRAFHDNF; this is translated from the coding sequence ATGCCCTTGGTAGGTGTAGTAGCATTGACAAAATTAGCAGCTGCCACAAAAGAGAATCATAGTTGTCCTCATTCGTCTGGTTCTACGAATGAGGACAACCTGGACTGGACGCTCATCACCTCGCGACTGGCCGAAGGTGATGAGCGTTCCTTCCGTATATTTTATGATCTTGTCTTTGAACCGATGCTTCAGACAATCAAGCAGCGGTCTGGAAGGGATGATGCTACATCACTTGATATCCTGCAAACGGCCATGATCAAAGTTCTCGGTTCGATTAGGCCGCTAAATAATAGGTCGGCGGTTTTAGCCTGGTCCAGGACCGTTGCTAAAACAGTTACCTACGATTACCTGCGAAAGCAGGCTCGTAGTCGGGAGGTGTTCATGGATTTGTTGGATATTTCACGGGAAGGAGATCTTCGACAGTGCGAGGATGACTGGGAACGCCTCCAATGGATCGAAGAAGAATTGCAAGAACTCCCTGAAGAACTGCGTCAAATTGTGTCATTTCGCTATCGGATGGGTTGGTCTCTAGCACGTATTGGCGAAAGGCTTGGCTTGGCAACGGGTGCAGTGGACGGTCGCATTCGGCGAGCAATTAAACGACTTAGGATAAGAGCAAACAGAGCATTTCATGACAACTTCTAA